The region TAACGATAAGCTTTAAAAAAGGGGATAATCCTTTAATCTTTGTGTCTTAGTGTCTTTGTGGCTGAACAGTTTAGCTACAAACAGGAGTTAAAAATTCCCATTTCCCTAAATTGATTAGACAATCTTTCCTTTAAACAGTCGATAAATTCGGTGGTTAAAGATGTAAGTTCTTTTTCTCGACTATAAATAAGATTGAAATCAAATCGAGAGTCTATGTTGGCTATAGGGATAATATCTATATTCTCCGGCTTTTTAATAAATGAGGATTTTGCGACAAAAGAGATACCAAGATTCTCTGCAACCGCACTTTTAACGGCCTCTGTTGAATCCAGTTCCATTTTGATATTTAAATCAGAAAGTTTGATGCCATATTTAGTCAATATTTCTTCCATTATCTTCCTTGTTCCTGAACCTTCTTCTCGAATAATTATTGGCTCGGACAATAACTCGCTAATTTCTATCTGCTTTTTAGATGTCCATAGATGTGAAGTTGAAGTAATAAGGATTAATTCGTCCTCATATACCTTTTCGACACTGAAAGAATGATTATCGATTTTGTCCT is a window of bacterium DNA encoding:
- a CDS encoding LysR substrate-binding domain-containing protein; translated protein: MLRGFTEQILALYEKAILEISHFRNSSNGKLIIGASTTLGEYVLPRIISTFRKEDGGVDIYLKVANTNQILKQLSANAFNLALVEDKIDNHSFSVEKVYEDELILITSTSHLWTSKKQIEISELLSEPIIIREEGSGTRKIMEEILTKYGIKLSDLNIKMELDSTEAVKSAVAENLGISFVAKSSFIKKPENIDIIPIANIDSRFDFNLIYSREKELTSLTTEFIDCLKERLSNQFREMGIFNSCL